Proteins from a single region of Corylus avellana chromosome ca11, CavTom2PMs-1.0:
- the LOC132165745 gene encoding heptahelical transmembrane protein 1, producing MSFSEGGAVFKRKPKEAMDQTPHLHQTRKNKKRDHGGGNRVKAKRRALVSFWELPEYMKDNEFILNYYRANWPLKEALFSIFRWHNETLNVWTHLIGFILFLGLTVANLMEVPHQVADLLGFFTRSMPFSAETNVSHNFKDFAADTTRLVDLKHAAPAEMDITLLEMAASRWPFFVFLSGSMFCLLSSSICHLFSCHSHHLNLFLLRIDYVGITVMIITSFFPPIYYIFHCDHRWQLIYLGGITLMGVFTIVTMLSPAMSSTKYRALRALIFSSLGLFGIIPAIHAVVVNWGNPQRNATLAYELAMAASYLTGAFIYVSRIPERWKPGWFDLAGHSHQIFHVLVVMGALAHYAATLVILDSQHTMRCGSVVA from the exons ATGAGTTTCAGTGAAGGGGGAGCTGTTTTCAAGAGGAAACCCAAAGAGGCAATGGATCAAACACCTCACCTGCATCAAACCAGGAAGAACAAGAAGAGAGATCATGGCGGAGGGAATCGTGTGAAAGCGAAACGGCGCGCTCTGGTGTCATTCTGGGAGTTGCCGGAGTACATGAAGGACAACGAGTTCATATTGAATTACTACAGAGCCAATTGGCCCCTCAAGGAAGCTCTCTTCAGTATATTTCGTTGGCATAACGAAACGCTCAACGTTTGGAC GCATTTGATTGGGTTTATTTTGTTTCTGGGCTTGACTGTGGCGAATTTGATGGAAGTGCCTCACCAGGTTGCGGATCTTCTTGGCTTCTTCACCAG GTCTATGCCTTTCAGTGCAGAAACAAATGTTTCTCATAATTTCAAAGATTTTGCCGCT GACACCACAAGACTGGTGGATTTGAAGCACGCAGCACCGGCGGAAATGGATATCACCCTGCTGGAAATGGCGGCGTCACGGTGGCCGTTCTTCGTGTTCCTGAGCGGCTCAATGTTCTGCCTCCTCTCCAGCAGCATCTGCCACCTCTTTTCCTGCCACTCCCACCACCTAAACCTCTTCCTGCTCCGAATAGACTACGTCGGAATCACCGTCATGATCATCACCTCCTTCTTCCCTCCGATCTACTACATCTTCCACTGCGACCACCGCTGGCAACTCATCTACCTAGGCGGCATCACGCTGATGGGCGTCTTCACCATTGTCACAATGCTATCGCCGGCGATGTCGAGCACCAAGTACCGCGCTTTGCGGGCGCTGATATTCTCGTCTCTGGGGTTGTTCGGGATCATCCCCGCAATCCACGCGGTTGTTGTCAACTGGGGGAACCCGCAACGGAACGCTACGCTTGCGTACGAGTTAGCCATGGCGGCATCTTATTTGACGGGGGCGTTTATTTATGTCAGCCGGATTCCGGAGCGGTGGAAACCCGGATGGTTCGATTTGGCGGGTCACAGCCACCAGATTTTTCACGTATTGGTGGTGATGGGTGCTTTAGCCCACTACGCCGCCACGCTCGTAATCCTGGATTCCCAACACACTATGCGTTGTGGGAGTGTTGTGGCTTGA